Within the Streptomyces sp. NBC_00554 genome, the region AGTACACCTTCGCCGTCGGCCTGCAGAGCTTCGTCAGCGAGCACGACGCCCAGCGCAACCTGATGGCCGCCACCGCCGTGCTGGTCGCGATACCCGTCTCCGCGTTCTTCTACCTTGTGCAGAAGAACCTGGTGGCCGGCCTCACCGCGGGCGGCACGAAGGGCTGACGCCCACTCAGAAGCTCCCGCGCGACCCTGTCGCGCGGGTGGCGGCCGCGGTGACCATCCGACCCCGCTGTCACCGCGGCCGCCTCGTCCGTTGCCTCCACACACGCCCATGACCCGACCTCATCCCCCACTCTCGGCTCTGCTCGACCGGGGGACCCCCATCGCCTCAAGGACGCCATGAGCCAGCACTCCACCGACCAGGCCCCGACCTCCGCCCTCGCCACTGTCGCCGCACACCGCGACTGGTGGCGCGACGCGGTGATCTACCAGGTCTATCCGCGCAGCTTCGCCGACAGCAACGGCGACGGCATGGGCGACCTGGAGGGCGTACGTTCCAGACTTCCGTACCTGCGCGACCTCGGCGTGGACGCCGTGTGGCTGAGCCCCTTCTACGCCTCGCCGCAGGCCGACGCCGGCTACGACGTGGCGGACTACCGCGCCGTCGACCCCATGTTCGGCAACCTCCTTGACGCCGACGCCCTGATCCGCGACGCCCACGAGCTGAGCCTGCGGATCATCGTCGACCTCGTCCCCAACCACTCCTCCGACCAGTACGACTGGTTCAAGCGCGCTCTCGCCGAGGGACCCGGTTCCCCTCTCCGCGAGCGCTACCACTTCCGGCCCGGCAAGGGCGAGAACGGCGAACTGCCGCCCAACGACTGGGAGTCCATCTTCGGTGGCCCCGCCTGGACCCGGGTCACCGAGCCGGACGGCACCCCCGGCGAGTGGTACCTGCACCTCTTCGCGCCCGAGCAGCCCGACTTCAACTGGGAACACCCGGCCGTCGGCGACGAGTTCCGCTCCATCCTCAGGTTCTGGCTCGACATGGGCGTCGACGGCTTCCGCATCGACGTGGCGCACGGTCTTGTGAAGGCGGAGGGCCTGCCGGACCTGGGTTCCCACGAGCAGCTGAAGCTCCTGGGCAACGATGTCATGCCGTTCTTCGACCAGGACGGCGTGCACGACGTCTACCGCCAGTGGCGCACGATCCTCGACGAGTACTCGGGCGAGCGCATCTTCGTCGCCGAGGCGTGGACCCCGACCATCGAGCGCACCGCCAACTACGTGCGCCCCGACGAGCTGCACCAGGCCTTCAACTTCCAGTACCTGGGCACCCATTGGGACGCGCCCGAGCTGCGCGACTGCATCAACCGCACGCTGGACGCGATGCGCCCGGTCGGCGCCCCCGCCACCTGGGTCCTTTCCAACCACGACGTGACCCGGCACGCCAC harbors:
- a CDS encoding glycoside hydrolase family 13 protein, translated to MSQHSTDQAPTSALATVAAHRDWWRDAVIYQVYPRSFADSNGDGMGDLEGVRSRLPYLRDLGVDAVWLSPFYASPQADAGYDVADYRAVDPMFGNLLDADALIRDAHELSLRIIVDLVPNHSSDQYDWFKRALAEGPGSPLRERYHFRPGKGENGELPPNDWESIFGGPAWTRVTEPDGTPGEWYLHLFAPEQPDFNWEHPAVGDEFRSILRFWLDMGVDGFRIDVAHGLVKAEGLPDLGSHEQLKLLGNDVMPFFDQDGVHDVYRQWRTILDEYSGERIFVAEAWTPTIERTANYVRPDELHQAFNFQYLGTHWDAPELRDCINRTLDAMRPVGAPATWVLSNHDVTRHATRFANEAGLGTQIRTAGDRALGLRRARAATLLMLALPGSAYLYQGEELGLPDVVDLPDEVRQDPAYFRGAGQDGFRDGCRVPIPWTREGSSYGFGSGGSWLPQPAEWAELSIEAQTGTAGSTLELYREALAVRRERRDLGAGDSVEWLKAPEGVLAFRRGEFVCTANTGTEAVTVPAYGRVLIASGEVTLSEDGGEAKLPADVTVWWAV